One part of the Phycisphaeraceae bacterium genome encodes these proteins:
- a CDS encoding M28 family metallopeptidase yields the protein MLIPTLAISAVVSMVPPPPAPFPRQVMGGIDAVQIRADLDALVGFGTRHTMSDTASATRGIGAARAWLKAQFDELGKQDGSRDLQVSYETFTQPAGRSDRVPADTEIYNVVAVLPGAMKEAEGRRYYIVGHYDSRNGDGLDATGDAPGANDDASGVVAMLNVARTLAPMQRPDATIVFLATAGEEQGLLGAKFHAEQAAARGEHILGVLNNDIVGDPSAPAGTAATANARRLVRVFSEGLPREASAEEYAKMRALSAESDSPSRQLARYIYDVAQTYNTSVKPKLVFRADRFLRGGDHLAFNEAGFPAVRFTELDEDYSRQHQNVTEKDGAPYGDMASFVDTDYLADVCRLNAAAIVCLANAPSPPGDAVILTGELTSTTTLRWTKPPEPDVAGYEVVWRETTSPVWQQSQDVGDVTQATIRLNKDDYFFGIRAYDRDGYRSPVAFPHIARE from the coding sequence ATGCTGATTCCAACTCTTGCGATTTCCGCGGTGGTTTCGATGGTTCCCCCACCTCCAGCGCCGTTCCCCCGGCAGGTGATGGGCGGGATCGATGCGGTGCAGATCCGTGCCGACCTGGATGCCCTAGTCGGGTTCGGGACCCGGCACACGATGTCGGACACGGCGTCGGCGACGCGCGGGATCGGGGCGGCGCGGGCGTGGCTCAAGGCTCAGTTCGACGAACTGGGCAAACAGGATGGATCGCGTGATCTCCAAGTGTCATACGAGACGTTCACGCAGCCGGCGGGACGGAGCGATCGGGTGCCGGCGGATACCGAGATCTACAACGTCGTGGCGGTGCTGCCCGGGGCCATGAAGGAGGCGGAGGGGAGGCGGTACTACATCGTCGGGCACTACGACTCGCGGAACGGCGACGGGCTGGATGCGACTGGGGATGCGCCGGGTGCGAACGACGACGCCTCAGGGGTCGTGGCGATGCTGAATGTAGCGAGAACGCTGGCCCCGATGCAGCGCCCCGATGCGACCATCGTGTTCCTGGCAACCGCGGGGGAGGAGCAGGGGCTGCTTGGGGCAAAGTTCCACGCGGAGCAGGCGGCGGCCCGTGGGGAGCACATTCTGGGCGTGCTGAACAACGACATCGTTGGCGACCCGAGCGCTCCGGCGGGGACGGCAGCCACGGCCAACGCCCGGCGGCTGGTCCGGGTTTTTTCAGAGGGACTGCCGCGGGAGGCAAGCGCGGAGGAGTACGCGAAGATGCGGGCCCTGTCGGCCGAGAGTGATTCGCCGAGCCGTCAGTTGGCAAGGTACATCTACGATGTTGCTCAGACATACAACACGTCGGTGAAGCCGAAACTGGTTTTCCGCGCGGATCGGTTCCTGCGGGGCGGGGACCATCTGGCGTTCAACGAAGCCGGATTTCCGGCTGTCCGTTTCACAGAGCTTGATGAGGACTACTCCAGGCAGCACCAGAATGTGACGGAAAAAGACGGTGCGCCGTACGGCGATATGGCGTCGTTCGTTGACACGGATTATCTGGCGGATGTGTGCCGGCTGAACGCGGCGGCGATTGTGTGCCTGGCCAATGCGCCGTCGCCGCCTGGGGATGCCGTGATTCTCACCGGGGAGTTGACCAGCACGACCACGCTGCGATGGACCAAGCCGCCCGAGCCGGATGTGGCCGGATACGAGGTGGTGTGGCGGGAGACGACAAGCCCGGTGTGGCAGCAGTCGCAGGATGTCGGCGATGTCACCCAGGCGACGATCCGGCTCAACAAAGACGACTATTTCTTCGGGATCAGGGCCTATGACCGGGACGGGTACCGCAGCCCGGTCGCGTTTCCCCACATTGCCCGGGAGTGA